GTAAAAGATAATCTCATCCTCGCTGAGGCCATCAACCACTCCGTTCTCAACAGTCTGGCGAATTTTCTGTCCAATGTTGATTAATTCCTCAATCACCTGCGCTGCCTCAATCGTCCCATTTCTATATCGTGTCAAGGCTTGATTGAGCAAGTCAGAGAACTTCGTATCCTTGGCATAATTTCTCGAAAATCGTAGTTTAATTTCATCAGCAAGCAGCTTTTGCAGCGCTTCCACTGCCAAATTCTTGCGCTCCATGTGACGAATTTCTGCCAAAAACTCATCGCTTAAGATTGACAGTTCCGGCTTTTCTAATCCCGCCGCCTCAAACACATCAACCACACCGACTGGCGCAATCGCTTTATCGACAATTTGCTTCAGCGCGCTGCGATACTCGGCATCAGTCACCACTGCTGAGCTCGACACTTTCTCTAGCCGAGCTTTCACCGCCTGAAACAGCGCCACTTCTTCGCGAATTTTCAACGCTTCGGGACGTGGCATAGCCAGCGCAAATGCTTTACTGAGTTCCAGTACATGCTGTTTCAATCGCTTTTCGCCATCTTCTAACCCCAAAATATACTCTTCGGCATCCAAAATAATTTGCAGCTGCCGGCTAGTTGGTGCGGTAAAATATCGCCGATAATCAAAGTTACCAAACAAATCGCGTACCACTTCATAACGCATCTGCATCTGCGCCACCGCCTCAGCAATATCAAGCTGCGGTGCACCCTGCCCGCCACTTTGCGTATAGTCAGAGATAGCATCGCGCAGCGCCCCTGCTACACCCAGATAATCAACCACTAAACCACCGGTTTTTCCCGGAAACACTCGGTTGACTCGTGCAATTGCCTGCATCAAATTATGACCCTTCAGCGGTTTATCCAGATACATGGTGTGCATATTTGGCACATCAAATCCCGTCAGCCACATGTCGCACACAATCACCAATTCAAGCGGGTCATTTGGATCTTTGATACGCTTTTCGATCGCCTTTACCCGCTGCTTGTTACGAATGTGCGGCTGCAGGTAGTCAGGGTCACTAGCACTACCGGTAATAATCACCTTTATCACGCCGCGTGTATCATCGTCACTGTGCCAATCCGGCCTATACGCCACAATTTTTTCATACAAATCAGCCGCAATACCGCGACTCATCGTCACGATCATACCTTTACCGCTCAGGACACTTTGCCGGGCCTCAAAGTGCTCAATGATATCCAAAGCAATCGTATTCAGCCGCTCGCTATTACCGACGATGGCTTCTTTTTGCGCATACTCGGCCTTCAACGCATCCTGACGACTCAATTCTTCGCCCTCCAGCAAATCATCAACTTCCTTATCCAGCCACTGCCGCGTTGCCTCGTCCATATTCAAATCAACCAGCCGACTCTCATAATAAATCGGTACCGTTGCGCCATCTTTCACCGCCTGCTCGACGTCATAAATATCGATATAGTCGCCAAACACTGCTGGCGTTGACTTATCGTCCGTTTCAATCGGCGTACCCGTAAAGCCAATGTAGCTCGCGCCCGGCAAGGCATCGCGCATATACTTGGCATAACCATATACCAGTTGGGCGTCACTGGCTCGGACATGCGCCTTCAAGCCATATTGACTGCGGTGCGCCTCATCTGCCATCACGATGACATTGCGTCGATCGGTCAAAATTGGCAATTTATCCTCGTCATCCTCAGGCGAGAATTTTTGGATTGTTGTGAAGATAATCCCACCTGCTTCGCGCTGCAACAGCTTCCTGAGCTCACTGCGTGAATCGGCCTGCTTTGGGTCCTCCCCCAGGAGCTCGCGACAGGCGCTAAACGTACCGAATAATTGACCGTCAAGATCATTGCGGTCAGTCACCACCACAATGGTCGGGTTATGCAAATCGCGCGATTTCATCAGCTTGCCAGTATAGAACACCATGCTCAAGCTCTTGCCCGACCCTTGCGTATGCCAGACTACACCAGCCCGCTGATCACCATGCTCACTACTTGCCGCCAGTGTACTACTCAGCGCTTTATTCACCACCCAGTATTGATGGTAGGCAGCAACCTTCTTGATTAATTTATCGCCATCGCCATGCTCAAAAACGATAAAATTATGCACAATATCCAGCAAGCGTTCAGGAGTACACGCACCGCGCAGCAACACTTCCAGCATCGGCACATTGCCAACTTCTTTCTCGCCATCAATCGTTTTCCACGGCATCATTCGTTCCAGCGGGCTAGTGATCGTCCCCATTTCGGCCTCTAGCCCATCACTGGTCACACACAGTTCATTGAACCGAAATAAGTCGCTAATCTCGCGCTTGTACGTCTGGATTTGCTGATACGCCGCTACCAAATCCGCCTTCGTATCAGCCGCATTCTTCAGTTCAATCACCACTAACGGCAGCCCATTTACGAACAGCACGATATCCGGCCGGCGATTATAGTCACCCTGCAGAACCGTCAGCTGATTGACCGCCGCAAAATCATTGTTTTTTGGCGAGTTAAAATCAACCACCCGCACGATATCGTGTTTCACTTCGCCACTTGATATGCGATATTGCACCGGCACACCCGCCACCAGCAGTTGATGAAACTCGTGATTATTCTCAATCAAGCTCGGTTTACTAATTTGTGTCAAACGCCGCATCGCTTCATTCAAGGCCGGTTCTGGAATGTGCGGATTGAGCCGCACCAAAGCACTATATAGCCGCTCCGGCAACACCACCTGCCGCAGCTCACGCTCAGCCATAGCACCATCCGGACCAATATCCGGTCCGTGCAAAATCTGCCAATCGAGATTAGC
The window above is part of the Candidatus Saccharibacteria bacterium oral taxon 488 genome. Proteins encoded here:
- a CDS encoding type I restriction endonuclease subunit R, producing MTESQIEQYALDILANLDWQILHGPDIGPDGAMAERELRQVVLPERLYSALVRLNPHIPEPALNEAMRRLTQISKPSLIENNHEFHQLLVAGVPVQYRISSGEVKHDIVRVVDFNSPKNNDFAAVNQLTVLQGDYNRRPDIVLFVNGLPLVVIELKNAADTKADLVAAYQQIQTYKREISDLFRFNELCVTSDGLEAEMGTITSPLERMMPWKTIDGEKEVGNVPMLEVLLRGACTPERLLDIVHNFIVFEHGDGDKLIKKVAAYHQYWVVNKALSSTLAASSEHGDQRAGVVWHTQGSGKSLSMVFYTGKLMKSRDLHNPTIVVVTDRNDLDGQLFGTFSACRELLGEDPKQADSRSELRKLLQREAGGIIFTTIQKFSPEDDEDKLPILTDRRNVIVMADEAHRSQYGLKAHVRASDAQLVYGYAKYMRDALPGASYIGFTGTPIETDDKSTPAVFGDYIDIYDVEQAVKDGATVPIYYESRLVDLNMDEATRQWLDKEVDDLLEGEELSRQDALKAEYAQKEAIVGNSERLNTIALDIIEHFEARQSVLSGKGMIVTMSRGIAADLYEKIVAYRPDWHSDDDTRGVIKVIITGSASDPDYLQPHIRNKQRVKAIEKRIKDPNDPLELVIVCDMWLTGFDVPNMHTMYLDKPLKGHNLMQAIARVNRVFPGKTGGLVVDYLGVAGALRDAISDYTQSGGQGAPQLDIAEAVAQMQMRYEVVRDLFGNFDYRRYFTAPTSRQLQIILDAEEYILGLEDGEKRLKQHVLELSKAFALAMPRPEALKIREEVALFQAVKARLEKVSSSAVVTDAEYRSALKQIVDKAIAPVGVVDVFEAAGLEKPELSILSDEFLAEIRHMERKNLAVEALQKLLADEIKLRFSRNYAKDTKFSDLLNQALTRYRNGTIEAAQVIEELINIGQKIRQTVENGVVDGLSEDEIIFYDALVENGSAREVLGDAQLRDIAKVLLEQVRRDATIDWAERKNVQAKLKVNVKKTLAKYGYPPDQQALATDMVLEQAKRYGNEWSQKRATYDAGGGASLLD